Proteins encoded within one genomic window of Corynebacterium aurimucosum:
- a CDS encoding O-acetylhomoserine/O-acetylserine sulfhydrylase, which translates to MSTKYDNSAVNEWSFATRALHAGQNLDGSTNARNVPIYQTTSYVFNDAEHAANRFNLSDAGPIYTRLTNPTQDALEERLASLEGGVAAVAFASGQAAETAAILNLASAGDHIVTSPRLYGGTSTLFTVTLKRLGIDVTLVETPDDPASWQDAVQPNTKAFYGETFGNPVADVLDIPAIAEVAHKNQVPLIVDNTIATGALARPLELGADIVVVSTTKFYSGNGSAIGGAIIDGGSFDWTVERDGEPVFPYFVTPDEAYHGLKYADLGAPAFAVKARAGLLRDTGAAISPFNAWLTLNGIETLQLRVEKHNANAQAVAEYLESHAKVTTVNYAGLDSSPYKQVKEKLSYDYTGSVLSFDINGGREEAWAFIDALKLHSNLANIGDTRSLVVHPATTTHSQSDEAALKAAGITQATVRLSVGIEDVNDIIADLERGFSAIG; encoded by the coding sequence ATGAGCACCAAATACGATAATTCCGCAGTCAACGAGTGGTCGTTCGCGACCCGCGCCCTCCACGCCGGCCAGAACCTGGACGGCTCCACCAACGCACGCAACGTGCCGATTTACCAGACCACGTCCTACGTCTTCAACGACGCCGAGCACGCCGCCAACCGCTTTAACCTCTCGGATGCCGGCCCGATTTATACCCGCCTGACCAACCCCACGCAGGATGCGCTCGAGGAGCGCCTCGCTTCCCTCGAGGGCGGCGTCGCCGCCGTAGCTTTTGCTTCCGGCCAAGCCGCCGAAACCGCCGCCATTTTGAACCTGGCCTCCGCCGGCGACCACATTGTTACTTCCCCGCGCCTTTACGGCGGCACCTCCACCCTCTTTACCGTTACCTTGAAGCGCCTCGGCATCGACGTCACCCTCGTCGAGACCCCGGATGACCCAGCCTCCTGGCAGGACGCCGTCCAACCGAACACCAAGGCCTTCTACGGAGAGACCTTCGGCAATCCGGTCGCCGATGTCCTCGACATCCCCGCCATCGCTGAGGTTGCGCACAAGAACCAGGTCCCGCTCATCGTGGACAACACCATCGCCACCGGCGCACTCGCCCGCCCGCTGGAGCTGGGCGCGGATATCGTCGTCGTCTCCACCACCAAGTTCTACAGCGGCAACGGCTCCGCCATCGGCGGTGCCATCATCGATGGCGGCTCCTTCGATTGGACCGTCGAGCGCGATGGCGAGCCGGTCTTCCCCTACTTCGTTACCCCAGACGAGGCTTACCACGGCCTCAAGTACGCCGACCTGGGCGCACCAGCCTTCGCTGTCAAGGCGCGCGCGGGCCTGTTGCGCGATACGGGTGCCGCCATCTCCCCCTTCAACGCCTGGCTGACGCTGAATGGTATTGAGACGTTGCAGTTGCGCGTCGAGAAGCACAATGCCAACGCTCAGGCCGTGGCCGAGTACTTGGAGTCCCACGCCAAGGTCACCACCGTCAACTACGCCGGCCTGGACTCCTCCCCGTACAAGCAGGTCAAGGAGAAGTTGAGCTACGACTACACCGGCTCCGTGCTCTCCTTCGACATCAACGGCGGCCGCGAGGAGGCCTGGGCGTTCATCGATGCGCTGAAGCTGCACTCCAACCTGGCCAACATCGGCGATACCCGCTCGCTGGTGGTGCACCCGGCTACCACCACGCACTCCCAGTCCGACGAGGCCGCTCTCAAGGCCGCGGGCATTACCCAGGCCACGGTGCGCCTGTCGGTGGGCATCGAGGATGTCAACGACATCATCGCCGACCTCGAGCGTGGGTTCTCGGCCATTGGTTAG
- a CDS encoding bifunctional methylenetetrahydrofolate dehydrogenase/methenyltetrahydrofolate cyclohydrolase, with amino-acid sequence MSATKLDGNLYRDEIFEDLAQRVAALKEKGITPGLATVLVGDDPGSHSYVKMKHRDCEKLGINSIRKDLPGDVSQEELERVISELNNDDACTGYIVQLPLPKHLDENRVLELIDPAKDADGLHPINLGKLVLNEEAPLPCTPNGCIHLLRRFGVELDGAKVVVIGRGVTVGRPIGLMLTRRTENSTVTLCHTGTKDLAAETREADVIIAAAGKAHMLTADMVKEGAAVLDVGVSRVDGKLAGDVAEDVWEKAGYVSPNPGGVGPLTRAFLVSNIVERAEKLAAE; translated from the coding sequence ATGAGCGCTACCAAACTAGATGGCAACCTATACCGCGACGAGATTTTCGAGGACCTAGCCCAGCGCGTGGCCGCCCTCAAGGAGAAGGGGATTACCCCGGGCCTAGCCACAGTCCTGGTGGGCGATGATCCGGGTTCGCATTCCTACGTGAAGATGAAGCACCGCGACTGCGAGAAGCTCGGGATCAACTCGATTCGCAAGGATCTGCCTGGCGACGTCTCCCAGGAGGAGCTGGAGCGCGTCATCTCAGAGCTCAACAATGATGACGCCTGCACCGGCTACATCGTGCAGCTGCCCTTGCCGAAGCACCTGGATGAAAACCGCGTGCTGGAGCTCATCGACCCAGCCAAGGATGCCGATGGTCTGCACCCGATCAACCTGGGCAAGCTGGTGCTCAACGAGGAAGCGCCGCTGCCGTGCACGCCGAATGGCTGCATCCACCTGCTGCGCCGCTTTGGGGTAGAGCTCGATGGCGCGAAGGTCGTGGTCATTGGCCGCGGTGTGACCGTGGGCCGCCCGATCGGCCTGATGCTCACCCGCCGCACCGAGAACTCCACGGTGACGCTGTGCCATACCGGCACCAAGGACCTCGCCGCAGAAACCCGTGAGGCCGATGTCATTATCGCGGCCGCAGGCAAGGCGCACATGCTCACCGCCGATATGGTCAAGGAAGGCGCTGCGGTTCTCGACGTCGGCGTATCCCGCGTCGACGGCAAACTCGCCGGCGATGTGGCTGAGGACGTCTGGGAGAAGGCTGGCTACGTCTCCCCGAACCCGGGTGGCGTGGGTCCGCTGACCCGTGCGTTCCTGGTCAGCAATATCGTCGAGCGCGCCGAAAAGCTCGCCGCTGAATAA
- a CDS encoding pyruvate kinase produces the protein MPSLRPLLDSLITRVEASSAAHAAQIARVDPVHRPGAVNLVRYMELRSQDAVELQEGLTALGATSLSHPEPAVLERLHAARNVIDAFDGQAPTYPVQPIASAYADADDILDANTEALLGPTQEDTHARIMVTLPTEAAEDYELVLGFARAGMELARINCAHEDQAAWEKMVEHVHRAAEEVGREILISCDIAGSKVRTGTIEPGPQVIRVRGERTAAGELLSPATLVLHDAPSTARAHGVAGEASPTAARPAVALEVEGKWLAGLQPGSEVRFTEARGRSRVFTVESVEAGVAVLHGERNCYLAEGTVLNHGGEITRVHGVPPLEQKIRLHRGEELVLSTSAEPARIAEGEVTTIGCTLPEVVGALEVGDRVIFDDGAISGRVREVRVNGAAREAVITVEHAGPTGTNLAAYKGINVPDTDVPLPSLTEEDIEALRFVATHCDIAAVSFIRTPSDVSFLYDTLEAIAAEQDSEEMAQRVRDLGIVLKIETVPAYEQLGSVLLEGMRHAKFGIMIARGDLAVELGFEQMVQVPGRIMKVAEAAHIPVIMATQVLETLAKTGLPSRAEITDAGYALRAECVMLNKGPHITEAIQILDRMSRKLGQSRLKNRQRLRQVSSWSTPNA, from the coding sequence GTGCCTAGCCTGCGCCCACTGCTTGATTCCCTCATTACCCGCGTCGAAGCTTCGTCTGCCGCCCACGCCGCGCAGATAGCGCGCGTGGATCCCGTCCACCGCCCCGGCGCGGTCAACCTCGTGCGCTATATGGAATTGCGTTCCCAGGACGCCGTCGAACTGCAGGAAGGCCTCACGGCCTTGGGTGCTACGAGCCTGAGCCACCCAGAGCCCGCGGTGCTGGAGCGCCTCCACGCCGCTCGCAATGTGATTGATGCCTTCGACGGCCAGGCGCCGACCTACCCCGTGCAGCCCATCGCCTCGGCGTATGCAGACGCCGACGATATCCTCGACGCCAACACCGAGGCCCTCCTCGGCCCCACCCAGGAGGACACGCACGCGCGCATCATGGTGACCCTGCCCACCGAGGCTGCGGAGGATTATGAGCTGGTCCTCGGTTTCGCCCGCGCGGGCATGGAATTAGCCCGCATCAACTGTGCCCACGAAGACCAGGCGGCGTGGGAGAAGATGGTGGAGCATGTTCACCGCGCCGCTGAAGAGGTGGGGCGCGAGATTCTGATTTCCTGCGATATTGCTGGCTCCAAGGTCCGCACCGGCACCATCGAGCCGGGCCCGCAGGTCATCCGCGTGCGCGGCGAGCGCACCGCAGCAGGCGAACTGCTGAGTCCGGCAACGCTCGTGCTTCACGACGCCCCCTCCACCGCCCGCGCCCACGGGGTGGCGGGGGAGGCGTCGCCAACCGCGGCACGCCCAGCGGTAGCGCTAGAGGTAGAAGGTAAGTGGCTAGCAGGGCTTCAGCCCGGCAGCGAGGTCCGCTTCACCGAAGCGCGCGGGCGCTCGCGTGTGTTCACCGTGGAGAGCGTAGAGGCAGGCGTGGCCGTGCTGCACGGGGAGCGCAACTGCTACCTCGCCGAAGGCACGGTGCTCAACCACGGCGGGGAGATCACCCGGGTGCATGGGGTTCCGCCCCTCGAGCAAAAGATTCGCCTGCACCGCGGCGAGGAATTGGTGCTCAGCACATCCGCAGAGCCGGCGCGCATCGCGGAGGGTGAGGTGACCACTATTGGGTGTACGCTGCCGGAGGTGGTCGGTGCGCTCGAGGTGGGCGACCGGGTGATTTTCGATGACGGCGCCATCTCCGGTCGTGTCCGCGAAGTGCGGGTGAATGGTGCGGCGCGCGAGGCCGTCATCACCGTGGAACATGCCGGGCCTACCGGCACCAACCTGGCGGCATATAAGGGAATCAATGTGCCGGATACTGACGTCCCGCTGCCCAGCCTCACCGAGGAGGACATCGAGGCGCTGCGTTTTGTGGCCACGCACTGCGATATCGCGGCGGTCTCCTTCATCCGCACGCCCTCTGATGTGTCCTTCCTCTACGACACACTCGAGGCGATTGCCGCTGAGCAGGACTCGGAAGAGATGGCACAGCGTGTGCGTGACCTGGGCATCGTGCTCAAGATTGAGACGGTTCCCGCCTATGAGCAGCTGGGAAGCGTGCTGCTGGAGGGCATGCGGCATGCCAAGTTCGGCATCATGATTGCGCGTGGTGACTTGGCTGTGGAGCTGGGATTTGAGCAGATGGTCCAGGTACCGGGGCGCATCATGAAGGTCGCGGAGGCGGCTCATATCCCAGTCATCATGGCCACCCAAGTTCTGGAGACCCTGGCCAAGACCGGGCTTCCCTCCCGCGCGGAAATCACGGACGCTGGCTATGCGCTGCGCGCGGAGTGCGTCATGCTCAACAAAGGCCCGCACATCACGGAGGCCATCCAGATTCTGGACCGCATGTCCCGCAAGCTGGGCCAATCACGACTGAAGAATCGCCAGCGACTACGCCAGGTGAGCAGCTGGTCCACTCCAAACGCTTAA
- a CDS encoding tRNA (cytidine(34)-2'-O)-methyltransferase, whose translation MSSLHIVFDNPVIPTNTGNAIRTAAVTGASLHLIEPLGFNFEDKHLKRAGLDYHDLADLKIHKDFDACMDSLPGARVFAFTTHTDKWFTDVEYQEGDVLLFGTEPTGLPEKHAFHPRVTERVRIPMMPARRSMNLSNAASTAVYEAWRQLGFRGAV comes from the coding sequence ATGAGCAGCTTGCACATTGTCTTCGACAACCCCGTGATCCCCACCAACACCGGCAACGCTATCCGCACCGCCGCCGTCACGGGCGCGAGCCTGCACCTCATCGAGCCGCTCGGCTTCAACTTCGAGGACAAGCACCTCAAGCGCGCAGGCTTGGACTACCACGACCTGGCAGACCTCAAGATCCACAAGGATTTCGATGCTTGCATGGACAGCTTGCCCGGCGCGCGCGTTTTCGCTTTCACCACCCACACGGATAAGTGGTTCACCGACGTGGAATACCAAGAAGGCGATGTCCTCCTCTTCGGCACCGAACCCACGGGCCTGCCGGAGAAACACGCCTTCCACCCGCGGGTAACGGAGCGCGTGCGCATCCCAATGATGCCGGCACGACGTTCGATGAATCTCTCCAACGCGGCCTCAACTGCCGTATATGAGGCTTGGCGCCAGCTCGGCTTCCGTGGCGCGGTCTAA
- a CDS encoding PH domain-containing protein yields MKDRALVDADGYTRVHRLTPLLRFWSLILALLAIFAVNINASMISDVLSYLQGGHLGEVGRGTLLGAGGFVLVCAVIWLMSGIWWRKLGYKLTEDEIALRHGVISTSFRSARYERIQAVDVVESVIARLLGLAAVRVETAGGTSSVIKIEYLSKAKAEELRAELLRRTNKGPTSEPAPEAEEATALIPEIPILRTIAAEALRLPTLISALVIGGLLFIPGMWTALLPIIVGYVGSVWGLVDSSWKFTALHDAPTNALNVSYGLADRRRQTIRISRIHGVRVSQPFLWRRLGWYEVNVSVAGYGAKGSGKQSGSTRILPVGTREQALELLELISDLDRAQIEGYARPEGHTQPTYTSPRRATWISPIDRKQQSVTLVDSPLPVTIVHRGRINRRVMVIGTPHIQELTLKVGPLGHLAGVRTVRFDLVAGPVKMAGQDLTPADASELLARLRSRPLPSLDAVLEQSNEPNGKLQRGLHQDLRNNPRNNSRDGASRGSQELTPGDEA; encoded by the coding sequence GTGAAGGATCGCGCGCTTGTCGACGCCGACGGCTACACCCGCGTCCACCGCCTCACCCCGCTGCTGCGCTTCTGGTCGCTGATTCTGGCGCTGCTCGCCATTTTTGCGGTGAATATCAACGCCTCCATGATTTCTGATGTGCTGTCTTACCTGCAGGGCGGACATCTGGGCGAGGTCGGCCGCGGCACTCTGCTGGGTGCCGGCGGCTTCGTGCTCGTGTGCGCGGTGATTTGGCTGATGTCAGGAATCTGGTGGCGCAAGCTGGGCTACAAGCTCACCGAGGATGAAATCGCTCTGCGCCATGGGGTCATCTCTACGTCTTTCCGCTCTGCGCGCTACGAGCGCATTCAAGCGGTAGACGTTGTGGAATCCGTCATCGCGCGCCTGTTGGGGCTGGCAGCAGTGCGCGTGGAGACCGCGGGTGGCACCTCTTCCGTCATCAAAATTGAGTACTTGTCCAAGGCGAAGGCGGAAGAATTACGCGCGGAGTTGCTGCGGCGCACGAATAAAGGTCCTACCAGTGAGCCAGCACCAGAAGCGGAGGAAGCCACCGCCCTGATCCCGGAAATTCCCATTCTGCGCACGATTGCTGCCGAGGCGCTGCGTCTGCCCACGCTGATTAGCGCGCTCGTTATTGGCGGTTTGCTCTTCATTCCGGGCATGTGGACCGCGCTGTTGCCCATCATCGTGGGTTACGTGGGAAGTGTGTGGGGTTTGGTGGATTCTTCCTGGAAATTCACCGCGCTTCACGACGCCCCCACCAACGCCCTCAACGTCTCCTACGGCCTTGCTGACCGCCGCCGCCAAACTATCCGCATCAGCCGCATCCACGGCGTGCGGGTGAGCCAGCCTTTCCTGTGGCGGCGTTTGGGCTGGTACGAAGTGAATGTGTCGGTGGCCGGCTACGGCGCGAAGGGCAGCGGCAAGCAATCTGGTTCTACGCGCATCCTGCCGGTGGGCACCCGCGAGCAGGCGCTGGAGCTTTTAGAGCTCATCTCCGATCTGGACCGCGCGCAGATTGAGGGTTACGCGCGCCCCGAGGGCCACACCCAGCCCACCTATACCTCCCCGCGCCGGGCTACCTGGATTAGCCCCATCGACCGCAAACAGCAGTCGGTGACACTGGTGGATTCCCCGCTTCCCGTGACCATCGTGCACCGCGGCCGCATCAACCGCCGCGTCATGGTGATTGGAACTCCGCACATCCAGGAGCTCACTCTCAAGGTGGGGCCGCTGGGTCACCTTGCAGGCGTGCGCACCGTGCGCTTCGACCTTGTGGCGGGCCCAGTCAAGATGGCTGGCCAGGACCTCACGCCTGCCGACGCCTCCGAGCTCCTCGCCCGCCTGCGCTCCCGCCCCTTGCCATCCCTGGACGCCGTGCTGGAGCAGAGCAATGAACCGAACGGCAAACTGCAGAGAGGGCTCCACCAAGACCTACGCAACAATCCGCGTAACAACTCTCGCGACGGTGCGAGCCGTGGGTCGCAGGAACTTACGCCCGGCGACGAAGCTTAA
- a CDS encoding FeoA family protein, producing the protein MTLPECPRQTADAIPMGCTITLGKECISCTCDAALAVRLGELGIRPGATLTMGPRVAGGARVVSVGSCRYAIDKATLQAIEV; encoded by the coding sequence GTGACGTTGCCTGAATGTCCACGACAAACCGCCGACGCTATCCCCATGGGATGCACCATCACCTTGGGGAAAGAGTGCATTTCCTGCACCTGTGACGCCGCGCTAGCGGTGCGCCTCGGCGAGCTGGGAATCCGCCCCGGCGCCACGTTGACCATGGGCCCGCGCGTCGCCGGCGGCGCGCGGGTGGTGTCGGTGGGCAGCTGCCGCTACGCCATCGACAAGGCAACACTGCAAGCCATCGAGGTCTAA
- the feoB gene encoding ferrous iron transport protein B, whose translation MATTKPSCHGNPGGAVAPAGAPIIALVGSPNSGKSTLFNALTGAKAQTGNWPGTTVEVSRGAWKLGESTADLIDFPGTYSLDPLSPDEALTRAMLIDCPADERPDAVVVVVDASAVARGLNVALQLAEQPYRLIIALTKTDVALNQGQVVDASALAEATSIPVVEVDGRRREGVEKLREVVMESLATEPVQLRENAGLEDRFAELDAAAKASVSEVEHATPLSHRLDAVALHPVAGPLLFLAVMWAVFQITTTVAAPLQDGLEALVSGPLSDWARAGLETIGLGHPLVMGLLVDGLIGGVGMVLTFAPLMALMFLCLAVLEDSGYMARAAVVTDRLMRAIGLPGKAFIPIVVGFGCNVPAISATRVLGSPRHRIMTALLIPFTSCSARLVVFVMLSATFFPEHAGSVVFIMYVISIALLVLVGLALRRTLWRAVPEEALVIDLPTYQLPTVRLALSVMWTRLKGFLQTAGGIIVSTVVVVWLLMAIPVGAAAQDSSWGEPPAPEDSAYGAVAHAIAPAFAPAGFDSWSLAGPLVTGFVAKEALISTWAQTYAVEDVTDASAEEQSHSALSDHVRADFEQASGGHPLAAVWAYMLFLLAYTPCVATIAAQRREIGWRWTLFGFGVQLATAWVLAVAAFQVLKVFI comes from the coding sequence ATGGCCACCACGAAACCCAGCTGTCACGGCAATCCGGGCGGCGCGGTCGCCCCTGCCGGAGCACCCATCATCGCACTCGTCGGCTCCCCGAATTCCGGCAAGTCCACGCTCTTTAATGCCCTGACCGGTGCGAAGGCGCAGACCGGCAATTGGCCGGGAACTACGGTTGAGGTCAGCCGCGGCGCCTGGAAGCTGGGTGAATCCACCGCCGATCTCATCGACTTCCCCGGCACCTACTCGCTCGACCCGCTCAGCCCCGATGAGGCGCTCACCCGCGCCATGCTCATCGATTGCCCCGCAGATGAGCGCCCCGACGCCGTCGTCGTGGTCGTCGATGCCAGCGCCGTCGCGCGCGGCCTCAACGTCGCCCTCCAGTTGGCGGAGCAGCCCTACCGCCTCATCATCGCGCTGACGAAGACCGACGTGGCGCTCAACCAGGGACAGGTCGTCGACGCCTCTGCGTTGGCCGAGGCCACCTCCATCCCGGTGGTGGAGGTTGATGGGCGTAGGAGGGAGGGCGTCGAGAAGCTGCGCGAGGTTGTAATGGAGTCTTTGGCAACTGAGCCCGTGCAGCTGCGCGAGAATGCTGGTTTGGAGGACCGCTTCGCCGAGCTCGACGCCGCCGCAAAGGCCTCGGTGAGCGAGGTCGAGCACGCCACGCCCCTCTCCCACCGCCTCGATGCGGTAGCCCTTCACCCGGTAGCCGGGCCGTTGCTGTTCTTGGCCGTGATGTGGGCGGTCTTCCAGATCACCACCACCGTGGCCGCTCCCCTGCAGGATGGCTTGGAGGCGCTGGTCTCCGGCCCGTTGAGCGACTGGGCGCGGGCGGGGCTAGAAACCATCGGCTTAGGCCACCCCCTCGTGATGGGCCTGCTTGTCGACGGCCTCATCGGCGGCGTCGGCATGGTCCTCACCTTCGCCCCACTCATGGCGCTAATGTTCTTGTGTTTGGCGGTGTTGGAGGATTCCGGCTATATGGCGCGTGCGGCGGTGGTCACGGATCGCCTTATGCGGGCCATCGGCCTGCCGGGCAAGGCGTTCATCCCCATTGTTGTGGGCTTCGGCTGCAACGTGCCAGCGATTTCGGCCACCCGTGTGCTGGGCAGCCCGCGGCATCGCATCATGACCGCGCTGCTCATCCCGTTTACCTCGTGTTCGGCGCGCTTGGTGGTCTTCGTCATGCTCTCGGCTACGTTCTTCCCGGAGCATGCCGGCAGCGTGGTGTTCATTATGTACGTCATTTCCATCGCGCTGCTCGTGCTGGTGGGGCTAGCCCTGCGCAGGACTCTGTGGCGCGCGGTTCCGGAAGAAGCACTCGTTATTGACCTGCCGACGTATCAGCTACCCACGGTGCGCTTGGCGCTCAGCGTGATGTGGACGCGCCTGAAGGGCTTCTTGCAGACGGCTGGCGGCATCATCGTGAGTACCGTGGTTGTGGTGTGGCTGCTCATGGCCATCCCGGTTGGCGCTGCGGCGCAGGATTCTTCGTGGGGTGAACCACCAGCCCCGGAGGATTCAGCCTATGGCGCGGTCGCGCACGCTATCGCCCCGGCCTTTGCACCGGCCGGCTTCGATTCTTGGTCACTGGCAGGCCCGCTGGTGACAGGTTTCGTGGCCAAGGAGGCGCTGATTTCCACGTGGGCGCAGACTTACGCAGTCGAGGACGTTACCGACGCCTCCGCCGAGGAGCAATCGCACAGCGCGCTCAGCGATCACGTGCGGGCTGACTTCGAGCAGGCTTCCGGCGGTCACCCGCTCGCCGCGGTGTGGGCCTACATGCTCTTCCTGCTGGCCTATACTCCCTGCGTGGCCACGATTGCCGCGCAGCGGCGCGAGATCGGCTGGCGCTGGACGCTCTTCGGCTTCGGCGTCCAGCTGGCCACCGCGTGGGTGCTGGCCGTAGCGGCCTTCCAGGTGTTGAAGGTGTTTATCTAA
- a CDS encoding PH domain-containing protein — MNSVSPSLTKARYISRLSWDVILAALAAGAAYFWWDWLYWVAGALIVWALYELWLIPAQVRNLGWQETADELLVTRGKIWHTFTVVPYGRIQFVDVTAGPIERAMGLKKVQLHTASPSSDATIPGLLAADADALRERLAVKARERMSGL; from the coding sequence ATGAATTCCGTATCCCCGTCACTCACTAAAGCCCGCTACATTTCGCGTTTGAGTTGGGACGTCATTCTTGCTGCCCTGGCGGCCGGGGCGGCGTATTTCTGGTGGGATTGGCTCTATTGGGTCGCCGGCGCGCTCATCGTGTGGGCGCTCTATGAACTCTGGCTCATCCCCGCCCAAGTCAGGAACTTAGGCTGGCAGGAAACCGCCGACGAACTTCTGGTCACGCGCGGCAAAATCTGGCACACCTTCACCGTCGTGCCCTATGGCCGCATCCAATTCGTCGACGTCACCGCCGGCCCCATCGAGCGCGCGATGGGGCTGAAGAAGGTGCAGCTGCACACGGCGTCGCCCAGCAGCGACGCCACCATTCCCGGCCTCCTTGCCGCAGACGCCGACGCCCTGCGCGAGCGTCTCGCCGTCAAGGCCCGCGAGAGGATGAGCGGGCTGTGA
- the metX gene encoding homoserine O-acetyltransferase MetX, with translation MSTTSSPTSSVGSRPLVSPIPELAPEGELAVVPIGDFTTEAGAVLADAHVAYQRWGAFAGDPDGVNNVLVVEHALTGDSNVVDWWSDLVGPGKALDTTRWCVIATNALGGCNGSTGPKSLHPDGKPWGGRFPALSIRDLVEAEHDCLKQLGISRVHAVLGGSMGGARTLEWSLLHPESVSAVCVIAVSARASGWQIGIQSAQISAIERDPFWHGGNYYLTDKSPRDGLAAARRIAHLTYRGEQEIDERFGAQPQQGENPLGPHRELNQRFAVNSYLDYQGAKLTERFDAGSYVVLTEALNRHDVGRGRGGLIKALAASQVPTMVVGVDTDILYPYHQQEHISRNVNHLLAMAKIVSPVGHDAFLTETRQMNRILRNFLLLSAPNGLDVGPAYVGDEYYI, from the coding sequence ATGTCAACGACATCATCGCCGACCTCGAGCGTGGGTTCTCGGCCATTGGTTAGCCCGATTCCGGAACTCGCGCCCGAAGGCGAGCTCGCCGTCGTCCCCATCGGTGACTTCACCACGGAAGCAGGCGCCGTGCTTGCCGACGCCCACGTGGCCTACCAACGCTGGGGTGCTTTCGCCGGCGACCCCGACGGCGTCAACAACGTCTTGGTGGTTGAGCACGCGCTGACCGGTGATTCCAACGTGGTGGATTGGTGGTCCGACCTGGTCGGCCCCGGCAAGGCCCTAGATACGACGCGCTGGTGCGTTATAGCCACCAATGCGCTCGGCGGCTGCAACGGATCGACGGGGCCGAAATCGTTGCACCCGGATGGCAAGCCGTGGGGCGGGCGCTTCCCGGCGCTGTCGATTCGGGACTTGGTGGAGGCTGAGCACGACTGCCTGAAGCAGTTGGGTATTTCGCGTGTGCACGCGGTACTCGGCGGCTCGATGGGCGGTGCGCGCACGCTGGAGTGGAGCTTGTTGCACCCAGAAAGCGTGTCGGCGGTGTGCGTGATTGCGGTATCGGCTCGGGCTTCGGGGTGGCAGATTGGTATCCAATCGGCGCAGATTTCCGCCATTGAGCGCGACCCGTTCTGGCACGGCGGAAATTACTACCTCACCGATAAGTCGCCGCGGGATGGTCTGGCGGCGGCGCGCCGCATTGCGCACCTGACGTATCGCGGCGAGCAGGAGATCGATGAACGCTTTGGTGCCCAGCCACAGCAGGGCGAAAACCCTTTGGGCCCGCACCGAGAGCTCAACCAGCGTTTCGCGGTGAACTCCTACCTGGATTACCAGGGGGCGAAACTCACCGAGCGCTTCGATGCAGGTTCCTATGTGGTGCTCACGGAGGCGTTGAACCGGCACGACGTCGGCCGCGGACGCGGTGGGCTCATCAAAGCACTGGCGGCATCGCAAGTGCCGACGATGGTCGTGGGCGTGGACACCGATATCCTCTACCCCTATCACCAGCAGGAGCACATCTCCCGCAACGTTAACCACCTGCTGGCGATGGCCAAGATTGTCTCGCCCGTAGGGCACGACGCCTTCTTAACGGAGACTCGGCAGATGAATCGCATCCTGCGCAACTTCTTGTTGCTCTCCGCGCCGAATGGCCTCGATGTGGGCCCTGCCTACGTCGGCGACGAATACTATATCTAA
- a CDS encoding DUF3017 domain-containing protein, translating to MPPVSLSNPHDAHLKPSALPPAVQWVAIGLFVVAVVVSGIYALSEHWRRATMLLGGALMWLTVVRLTCDSSRVGVLAVRSRRFDAWFTGILGAAMAFLAFSIDALGS from the coding sequence GTGCCGCCGGTATCCCTGTCCAATCCCCACGACGCGCACCTGAAACCTTCGGCGCTGCCGCCGGCGGTGCAGTGGGTGGCCATTGGACTGTTCGTGGTGGCGGTTGTGGTGTCGGGGATTTATGCGCTTTCTGAGCACTGGCGGCGTGCCACCATGCTTCTGGGAGGGGCACTTATGTGGCTTACGGTGGTGCGCCTGACGTGTGATTCCTCGCGAGTCGGCGTGCTCGCGGTCCGCTCCCGGCGCTTCGATGCCTGGTTTACCGGCATTTTGGGCGCGGCGATGGCGTTCTTGGCTTTTTCCATTGACGCGCTGGGATCGTGA